From a single Carassius gibelio isolate Cgi1373 ecotype wild population from Czech Republic chromosome A18, carGib1.2-hapl.c, whole genome shotgun sequence genomic region:
- the LOC127934199 gene encoding 2-hydroxyacyl-CoA lyase 2 produces the protein MDITVVLSCSLGAVLGAVILASYKLGLLYQLFHKTETQSPRHGGESVAEVLRAHGVKFVFTLVGGHISPILVACEKLGIRIVDTRHEATAVFAADAVARLSGTVGVAAVTAGPGLTNTVTAVKNAQMAESPLLLIGGAAATLLQGRGALQDIDQMSLFKPLCKFCASVRTVREIVPTVRKALAIAQSGTPGPVFIEFPIDTLYPYHVVEKESASKNTPKGLMGRIIAWYLQNHLSNLFAGAWETCDLSPLPVHIPHATEDEVQRCVELVSRAKKPVILLGSQATLPPTPSDDVRKALESLGIPCFLGGMSRGMLGKNSPLHIRQNRRDALKEADLVLLAGTVCDFRLSYGRVLNRRSKIIAVNRDRSQLLKNSDMFWKPTVAIQGDAGSFLLRLSKALKGHRCPEEWPRSLKEGDAIKEKANRAKADEKTERHLNPLSVLHRVDELLAEDSIIVADGGDFVGSAAYIMRPRGPIRWLDPGAFGTLGVGGGFALGAKLCRPESEVWIVYGDGSLGYSVAEFDTFTRHKIPVIALVGNDACWSQISREQVPMLGSNVACGLAFTDYHIVADGYGGKGYLIGREDESQLDDIIKKAQKECREGKAILLNVLIGKTSFREGSISV, from the exons ACTGAGACACAGAGCCCTCGACATGGAGGAGAGAGCGTGGCGGAGGTTTTGCGAGCTCATGGGGTCAAATTTGTCTTCACGTTGGTGGGAGGACACATCTCACCCATCCTGGTGGCCTGTGAGAAACTGGGCATCCGCATTGTTGACACACGCCACGAGGCcacagctgtgtttgctgctgatGCCGTAGCAAGACTTTCCG GTACAGTTGGTGTGGCTGCGGTGACGGCAGGGCCAGGACTGACGAACACAGTGACTGCGGTGAAGAACGCTCAGATGGCCGAATCACCGCTGCTTCTGATTGGTGGTGCCGCTGCTACTCTCTTACAG GGAAGAGGTGCACTTCAAGATATTGACCAAATGTCCCTCTTCAAGCCTCTCTGTAAGTTCTGTGCATCAGTGAGGACCGTGAGAGAAATTGTTCCCACTGTCAGAAAAGCCTTGGCCATCGCACAGTCTGGCACACCAG GCCCAGTGTTTATAGAGTTTCCCATAGACACACTGTACCCTTACCATGTGGTGGAGAAAGAGTCTGCCTCTAAAAACACTCCCAAAGGCCTGATGGGGAGAATCATTGCATG GTATCTCCAGAATCATTTATCAAACTTGTTTGCTGGAGCATGGGAGACATGTGATCTGTCCCCACTTCCTGTTCACATCCCACACGCCACAGAGGATGAG GTCCAAAGGTGTGTGGAATTGGTGAGCAGAGCCAAGAAACCCGTCATACTGTTAGGCAGTCAGGCGACATTGCCCCCTACACCATCAGATGATGTCAG AAAGGCCTTAGAATCTTTAGGCATTCCCTGCTTCCTGGGTGGAATGTCCCGAGGGATGCTGGGAAAGAACAGTCCACTGCACATTAGACAGAACAGGAGAGATGCCTTGAAAGAGGCTGACCTTGTGCTACTGGCAG GCACAGTGTGTGATTTCAGACTGAGTTACGGAAGAGTGCTGAACAGACGGAGCAAAATCATCGCCGTCAACAGAGACAGGAGTCAGTTACTGAAGAACTCAGACATGTTCTGGAAGCCAACAGTGGCTATTCAAG GCGATGCTGGTTCTTTCCTCCTGCGTCTCTCAAAAGCCCTGAAGGGACACAGATGTCCAGAGGAATGGCCTAGGAGCCTGAAAGAGGGAGATGCCATCAAAGAGAAAGCTAACAG AGCAAAAGCGGATGAGAAGACAGAGAGGCATTTGAACCCTCTGAGTGTTTTGCATCGTGTGGATGAGCTCTTGGCTGAGGACAGCATCATAGTGGCCGATGGGGGTGATTTTGTCGGCAGCGCTGCATATATCATGAGACCACGGGGCCCGATCCGCTGGCTGGACCCAG GGGCCTTTGGGACTCTGGGTGTTGGTGGAGGGTTTGCTCTTGGAGCAAAGCTTTGTCGACCTGAGTCTGAG GTATGGATCGTTTACGGCGATGGTTCCCTCGGATATAGCGTGGCTGAATTTGATACCTTCACACGTCACAAG ATCCCAGTGATCGCTCTGGTGGGAAATGATGCATGCTGGAGTCAGATCTCCAGAGAACAAGTGCCTATGCTCGGGAGCAACGTGGCCTGCGGTCTTGCCTTTACAG ATTATCATATTGTAGCTGACGGTTATGGGGGCAAAGGTTACCTGATTGGCCGAGAGGATGAGTCGCaacttgatgacatcatcaaAAAGGCGCAAAAGGAGTGCAGAGAGGGAAAGGCCATTCTGCTGAACGTTCTGATTGGAAAGACCAGCTTTAGGGAAGGTTCAATCTCAGTTTAG